A portion of the Microlunatus phosphovorus NM-1 genome contains these proteins:
- a CDS encoding glycerate kinase, with amino-acid sequence MTSRVRVLICPDRMGSLSSASAGQALAVGWPGADTVAIGEAGLGLVEATADGWGVPLQTGVLDGALFEWAVTDGQAVLGIRGPSGPPAADSPIPYEATSLPLGRAVATVLAEHRPRQLFVDLAGLDCHDGGAGLLAGLGAVATGAELTGGVAGLSGIDGVDLAPARALLASTELIGVVPSQQRDALLLGLRGITSRRGHAAREDAALLLAADAALQRLTGLVASEAAAAPGAGACGGLGWMVLALGGRLTTGPELALAEVRGPYDLVVTGCGLFDFATRGGGVVAASAELAAELLAPCIVVAGEVLIGSREMRTMGIEAAYPIRESHLDRPAGGDLQEAELVATVTRISRTWRW; translated from the coding sequence GTGACAAGTCGAGTGCGTGTGCTGATCTGTCCCGACCGGATGGGCTCGCTGTCCTCCGCGTCGGCCGGCCAGGCATTGGCCGTTGGCTGGCCGGGGGCCGACACCGTCGCGATAGGGGAGGCTGGTCTCGGCCTGGTCGAGGCGACCGCCGATGGCTGGGGGGTCCCGTTGCAGACGGGAGTGCTCGACGGAGCACTGTTCGAATGGGCGGTCACCGATGGTCAGGCGGTGCTCGGCATCCGTGGGCCGAGTGGCCCGCCCGCCGCCGACTCACCGATCCCGTACGAGGCGACGTCGCTGCCGCTCGGCCGCGCCGTCGCGACGGTGCTGGCCGAGCACCGACCGCGACAGCTGTTCGTCGATCTCGCCGGGTTGGACTGCCACGACGGAGGGGCCGGCCTGCTGGCCGGGTTGGGTGCTGTGGCCACGGGTGCCGAGCTGACCGGTGGCGTGGCTGGGCTGTCTGGGATCGACGGCGTCGATCTGGCGCCGGCGCGCGCGCTGCTCGCCTCGACCGAGCTGATCGGCGTCGTGCCCAGCCAGCAGCGCGATGCCTTGCTGCTGGGTCTGCGTGGCATCACCTCCCGGCGCGGTCATGCGGCGCGGGAGGACGCGGCGCTGCTGCTTGCGGCCGACGCCGCGCTGCAGCGGCTCACCGGATTGGTCGCCTCCGAGGCGGCGGCAGCTCCCGGGGCCGGCGCGTGCGGCGGGCTGGGCTGGATGGTGCTGGCCTTGGGCGGTCGGTTGACCACCGGCCCCGAGTTGGCGCTGGCGGAAGTGCGAGGTCCCTACGACCTGGTGGTCACCGGCTGTGGCCTCTTCGACTTCGCGACCCGCGGCGGGGGCGTGGTGGCCGCCTCCGCTGAGTTGGCGGCGGAGTTGTTGGCGCCCTGCATCGTGGTGGCGGGCGAGGTGCTGATCGGGTCTCGGGAGATGCGCACGATGGGCATCGAGGCGGCGTACCCGATCCGCGAGT
- the pspAA gene encoding PspA-associated protein PspAA, with the protein MIVRILGEGQWRIDDAVRAELNSLDDEVEAAVRADDSERLGVALSRLHDRVRAIGAELPLDELADSDLILPETDASLAEVRALLSESGEGLIPD; encoded by the coding sequence ATGATCGTGCGGATCCTCGGCGAGGGTCAGTGGCGGATCGATGACGCCGTACGTGCGGAGTTGAACTCTTTGGACGACGAGGTCGAAGCGGCCGTGCGGGCCGATGACTCCGAGCGCCTCGGTGTCGCGCTGAGCCGACTGCACGACCGGGTACGGGCGATCGGTGCCGAGCTGCCCCTCGATGAGCTGGCCGACTCCGACCTCATCCTGCCGGAGACCGACGCGTCCCTGGCCGAGGTCCGGGCGCTGCTGAGTGAGTCGGGCGAGGGTCTGATCCCGGACTGA
- a CDS encoding PspA/IM30 family protein: MAGIFQRISLIFRAKTDKALDKLEDPRETLDYSYQRQLELLQKVRRGVADVATSRKRVELQAAGLNTQIDKLTQQAQKALEVGREDLAREALTRRSGLQQQLGDLQAQHAQLQGEEEKLTRASQRLQAKVDAFRTRKETIKATYSAAEAQTRINEAFSGISEEMGDVGLAIQRAEDKTAQMQARAGAIDELLASGALDDPSGLAKDDITRELEQLASTSEVEDELARMKAQLGAGPAASGPQAIGGANQPPVGQQAPNQTYGQPPQSYGQPPAQPYGQPPAGQQPNQGDLR; this comes from the coding sequence ATGGCAGGCATCTTTCAGCGCATCTCGTTGATCTTCCGCGCCAAGACCGACAAGGCCTTGGACAAGCTGGAGGATCCGCGCGAGACGCTCGACTACTCCTACCAGCGTCAGCTCGAGCTGTTGCAGAAGGTACGTCGCGGTGTTGCCGACGTGGCGACCAGCCGCAAGCGCGTCGAACTGCAGGCCGCCGGACTCAACACCCAGATCGACAAACTCACCCAGCAGGCGCAGAAGGCGCTCGAGGTCGGGCGGGAGGACCTGGCTCGCGAGGCGCTCACCAGGCGTTCCGGTCTGCAGCAGCAACTCGGTGATCTCCAGGCCCAGCACGCCCAGTTGCAGGGCGAGGAGGAAAAGCTGACCCGGGCGAGCCAGCGGCTCCAGGCCAAGGTCGATGCCTTCCGAACCCGCAAGGAGACCATCAAGGCCACCTATTCCGCGGCCGAGGCGCAGACCAGGATCAACGAGGCGTTCTCCGGGATCAGCGAGGAGATGGGCGACGTCGGTCTGGCGATCCAGCGGGCCGAGGACAAGACCGCACAGATGCAGGCGCGTGCCGGAGCGATCGATGAGCTGCTGGCTTCTGGCGCCTTGGACGATCCGAGCGGGCTGGCCAAGGACGACATCACTCGTGAGCTCGAGCAGTTGGCCTCCACCTCCGAGGTCGAGGACGAGTTGGCCCGGATGAAGGCCCAGCTCGGTGCCGGACCGGCTGCGTCCGGCCCGCAGGCCATTGGCGGCGCCAACCAGCCGCCGGTCGGCCAGCAGGCGCCGAACCAGACGTACGGGCAACCCCCTCAGTCCTACGGTCAGCCGCCTGCCCAGCCCTACGGGCAGCCTCCGGCTGGGCAGCAGCCGAATCAGGGTGACCTGCGATGA
- a CDS encoding DUF3043 domain-containing protein yields MAFFRRNKSEAAQPEPEDTQLDTAAESGRAKKDGPTPSRKEAEAARRARVNRQLTPKEARKETAARNRTERMRALNAREAQPEKVLARDYVDARFSIGEFLLPALVLILSLSFLNSMIPGVALYATVLMYGYIAWVIIDVWWMWRGLKKVLAERYPRSSTKGLMMYAMNRTIQIRRFRMPAPRLKRGQKY; encoded by the coding sequence GTGGCATTCTTCCGCCGGAACAAGTCCGAGGCAGCGCAGCCGGAGCCGGAGGACACACAGCTCGACACCGCCGCCGAATCCGGCCGAGCCAAGAAGGACGGACCCACCCCGTCCCGCAAGGAGGCTGAGGCAGCCCGTCGAGCGCGAGTGAACCGCCAGCTGACGCCGAAGGAGGCGCGCAAGGAGACCGCCGCCAGAAACCGGACCGAGCGGATGAGGGCCCTCAACGCCCGCGAGGCGCAACCGGAGAAGGTGCTGGCCCGCGACTATGTCGACGCCAGATTCAGCATCGGCGAGTTCCTGCTCCCGGCGTTGGTCCTCATCCTGTCGCTCAGCTTCCTCAACTCGATGATCCCCGGCGTGGCGCTGTATGCGACGGTGCTGATGTACGGCTACATCGCGTGGGTGATCATCGACGTCTGGTGGATGTGGCGTGGCCTGAAGAAGGTGCTGGCCGAACGGTATCCGCGATCCTCAACCAAGGGCCTGATGATGTATGCCATGAACCGGACCATCCAGATCCGGCGCTTCCGGATGCCTGCACCCCGACTCAAGCGCGGACAAAAGTACTGA
- a CDS encoding aldo/keto reductase family protein: MEFRYLGNSGLKVSAISYGNWVTHGSQVEADRATVCVRAALEAGITTFDTADVYANTAAEKILGDALAGQRRESLEIFTKVYFPTGPRGHNDTGLSRKHILESINGSLQRLQTDYVDLYQAHRYDHFTPLEETMEAFADVVRSGKALYIGVSEWTPEQLRAGHALARELRIPFVSNQPQYNALYRVIEPEVVPTCRELGISQVVFSPIAQGVLTGKYKPGQPVPEGSRATDKDGSVFIKNLLTDDTLSKVQQLQPLADAEGLTMAQLAIAWVLANDNVASAITGGSRPEQITANAAAAGKKLSAETLAGIDAALGDAVQRDGSVVGQASPSRRLS, translated from the coding sequence ATGGAATTCCGCTATCTCGGCAACAGCGGGCTGAAGGTCTCGGCGATCAGCTACGGCAACTGGGTGACCCACGGTTCCCAGGTGGAGGCCGACCGGGCCACGGTATGTGTCCGGGCGGCGCTCGAGGCGGGCATCACCACCTTCGACACCGCCGACGTCTACGCCAACACCGCAGCCGAGAAGATCCTCGGCGATGCCCTCGCGGGCCAGCGGCGGGAGAGTCTGGAGATCTTCACCAAGGTCTATTTCCCGACCGGACCCCGGGGCCACAACGACACCGGGCTGTCGCGTAAGCACATCCTCGAGTCGATCAACGGATCGCTGCAGCGGCTGCAGACTGACTACGTCGACCTCTACCAGGCCCACCGCTATGACCACTTCACGCCGCTGGAGGAGACCATGGAGGCGTTCGCCGACGTGGTGCGCTCGGGCAAGGCGCTGTACATCGGGGTGAGCGAGTGGACGCCGGAGCAACTACGGGCGGGCCATGCCCTGGCCCGCGAGCTGCGGATCCCCTTCGTCTCCAACCAGCCGCAGTACAACGCGCTCTATCGGGTGATCGAGCCCGAGGTGGTGCCGACCTGCCGCGAGCTGGGGATCTCCCAGGTGGTGTTCTCCCCCATCGCCCAAGGCGTACTGACCGGCAAATACAAGCCGGGTCAGCCGGTGCCGGAGGGTTCGCGGGCCACCGACAAGGACGGCTCGGTGTTCATCAAGAACCTGCTCACCGACGACACGCTCAGCAAGGTCCAGCAACTCCAGCCGCTGGCGGACGCCGAGGGACTCACCATGGCGCAGCTGGCGATCGCCTGGGTGCTGGCCAACGACAACGTCGCGTCCGCCATCACCGGTGGCTCCCGGCCGGAACAGATCACTGCGAACGCCGCGGCGGCGGGCAAGAAGCTGTCGGCGGAGACCCTGGCCGGGATCGATGCGGCGCTCGGCGACGCCGTCCAGCGCGATGGCTCGGTCGTCGGCCAGGCCTCGCCGTCGCGTCGGCTCAGCTGA
- a CDS encoding beta-ketoacyl-ACP synthase III codes for MTGTRLVAVGHYQPERVVPNSELETMVETSDEWIQRRVGIKERRWAAPEESVDVLAERAALDTLAKAGTGVDQIDMVIVATCSALDRSPNMAARVAARLGIPTSPVTIDINTACSGFPHAVAIAQHAISAGAATTALVIGAEKLTDVTDFTDRTTCVLTADGAGAFLLTADADEHISPVLWGCVPELGDAVRIERANDDKFAQNGRAVYRWTTFELPRIAREVIDRAKIAPEDLAAIVLHQANLRIIEPLANKIGAVNAVVATDVTVSGNTSAASIPLALSKLLEENPLPSGSPALLFAFGGGLAYAGQVVKLP; via the coding sequence ATGACCGGTACCCGTCTTGTCGCAGTGGGGCACTACCAGCCGGAGCGCGTGGTTCCCAACTCCGAGCTGGAGACCATGGTCGAGACCAGCGACGAGTGGATCCAGCGTCGGGTGGGCATCAAGGAGCGGCGCTGGGCCGCGCCGGAGGAGTCCGTCGACGTGCTGGCGGAGCGCGCCGCGCTGGACACGCTGGCCAAAGCCGGCACCGGTGTGGATCAGATCGACATGGTCATCGTCGCGACCTGCAGCGCGCTGGATCGATCCCCCAACATGGCCGCCCGCGTCGCGGCTCGGCTCGGCATCCCCACCAGCCCGGTCACCATCGACATCAACACGGCCTGCTCCGGCTTCCCACATGCGGTCGCGATCGCCCAGCACGCCATCTCAGCCGGCGCCGCGACCACCGCCTTGGTGATCGGGGCGGAGAAGCTGACCGACGTCACCGACTTCACCGACCGGACGACCTGCGTGCTGACCGCGGACGGCGCCGGCGCGTTCCTGCTCACCGCGGACGCCGACGAGCACATCTCGCCGGTGCTGTGGGGCTGCGTACCCGAGTTGGGTGATGCGGTGCGCATCGAGCGCGCCAACGACGACAAGTTCGCCCAGAACGGGCGGGCGGTGTACCGGTGGACCACCTTCGAGCTGCCCCGAATCGCCCGCGAGGTGATCGACCGAGCCAAGATCGCCCCGGAGGACCTGGCGGCCATCGTGCTGCATCAGGCGAATCTGCGGATCATCGAGCCGTTGGCGAACAAGATCGGTGCCGTCAACGCCGTGGTGGCCACCGACGTCACCGTCTCGGGCAACACCTCGGCGGCCTCGATTCCGCTCGCGCTGTCCAAGCTCTTGGAGGAGAACCCGTTGCCCTCGGGGTCGCCGGCTCTGCTCTTCGCCTTCGGCGGCGGACTCGCGTACGCGGGTCAGGTCGTCAAGCTGCCCTGA
- a CDS encoding NUDIX hydrolase, giving the protein MPTPTYITALREVWGHRPLLLPGVSGVVLRGDPDQENQVLLVQRRDNGRWSLPAGIVEPDEQPGDCIAREIWEEARIRALPERLVRVSADPEISYPNGDRCQFMSMTFRCRYLGGEAAVGDDESLAVAWFELQALPDLEPKDHRRIADALSADPACTFVLTENVVPTEEVVLTESPVPPATER; this is encoded by the coding sequence GTGCCTACGCCGACCTACATCACTGCCCTGCGCGAGGTCTGGGGACACCGGCCGCTGCTGCTGCCCGGAGTCTCGGGGGTGGTGCTGCGCGGCGATCCAGACCAGGAGAATCAGGTGCTGCTGGTCCAACGCCGCGACAACGGCCGCTGGAGCCTACCGGCCGGCATCGTCGAGCCCGACGAGCAGCCTGGTGACTGCATCGCTCGGGAGATCTGGGAGGAGGCTCGGATCCGGGCGCTTCCTGAGCGGCTCGTTCGAGTATCGGCGGACCCGGAGATCAGCTATCCCAACGGCGACCGCTGTCAGTTCATGTCGATGACCTTTCGTTGCCGCTATCTCGGCGGAGAAGCCGCGGTGGGCGACGACGAGTCGCTGGCGGTTGCCTGGTTCGAGCTGCAGGCGCTTCCCGACCTGGAACCGAAGGACCACCGCCGGATCGCCGACGCGTTATCGGCCGATCCGGCCTGCACCTTCGTACTGACCGAGAATGTCGTACCGACCGAGGAGGTCGTACTGACCGAGAGCCCGGTGCCGCCGGCTACCGAGCGCTGA
- the gcvT gene encoding glycine cleavage system aminomethyltransferase GcvT — protein sequence MSTASSDLRLSPVHDRHEAAGAKFSEFGGWSMPLEYAGAGVLAEHTAVRSAVGLFDVSHLGKISVMGSQAAAFVNRCLTADLAKIQPGQAQYTLICNDDGGVIDDLIAYLNSPDDVFLIPNAANCAEVAQLLADTASAGIGVRNEHEAYAVFAVQGPLSNEVLTTAGLPSELGYMSFLHAELAGVPLTVCRTGYSGERGYELVVPSAQAGAVWDAVVAAGEPYGLQLAGLGARDTLRTEMGYPLHGQDISPDISPVQARLGWAIGWTKDAFFGDAALRAEKEATPNRRLWGLRAVGRGIPRPGMLVRDAHGHEIGSVTSGTFSPTLKTGIALALLDSRFVVGEQVQVDIRTRREAFTIVKPPFVTTDVRKT from the coding sequence GTGTCCACCGCATCCTCGGACCTCAGACTGTCGCCTGTCCATGACCGGCACGAGGCCGCCGGCGCCAAGTTCTCCGAGTTCGGCGGCTGGTCGATGCCGCTGGAGTACGCCGGTGCCGGTGTCCTGGCCGAGCACACCGCAGTGCGGTCGGCGGTCGGCCTGTTCGATGTCAGCCACCTCGGCAAGATCTCTGTGATGGGATCCCAGGCGGCAGCATTCGTCAACCGTTGCCTGACTGCCGATCTGGCCAAGATCCAGCCCGGCCAGGCGCAGTACACGCTGATCTGCAACGACGACGGTGGAGTGATCGACGACCTGATCGCCTACCTGAACTCGCCCGACGACGTGTTCCTCATCCCGAATGCGGCCAACTGCGCCGAGGTCGCCCAGCTGCTTGCCGACACCGCCTCGGCTGGTATCGGAGTCAGGAACGAGCACGAGGCGTACGCGGTGTTCGCCGTGCAGGGGCCGCTCAGCAACGAGGTGCTGACGACCGCTGGGTTGCCGTCCGAGCTCGGCTACATGTCGTTCCTGCACGCCGAACTGGCCGGCGTTCCGCTCACCGTCTGCCGGACCGGCTACAGCGGTGAGCGTGGCTACGAGTTGGTCGTGCCGAGCGCGCAGGCCGGTGCCGTCTGGGACGCGGTGGTGGCCGCCGGGGAGCCCTACGGACTGCAGCTGGCCGGGCTGGGAGCTCGGGATACCTTGCGCACCGAGATGGGCTATCCGTTGCACGGCCAGGACATCTCACCCGATATCTCCCCGGTCCAAGCTCGGCTCGGCTGGGCGATCGGTTGGACGAAGGATGCCTTCTTCGGCGATGCCGCGTTGCGCGCGGAGAAAGAGGCCACCCCGAATCGGCGGCTGTGGGGCTTGCGCGCCGTCGGGCGAGGGATCCCGCGACCCGGCATGCTGGTCCGCGACGCCCATGGGCACGAGATCGGCTCGGTCACCTCCGGCACCTTCTCGCCGACTCTCAAGACCGGGATCGCGCTGGCCCTGTTGGATTCTCGGTTCGTGGTGGGGGAGCAGGTCCAGGTCGACATTCGCACCAGGCGGGAGGCGTTCACCATCGTCAAACCGCCGTTCGTCACCACCGACGTACGGAAGACGTGA
- a CDS encoding leucyl aminopeptidase: protein MPVPSLPTLTVAKVPDKGASALVVGYGPDGVVGAPSTLDKEYARRLGQSVSALAASVGIKTDSGHTRTLPAVGGWPVVIVVGIGDGTPTQEDLRQAAGAGVRQAAKQGGGDAHVAVALGADEPETVQAVAEGALLGSYRYQPVSTGTANSSNGKPAAISALTVITPLAGRRSAVTHAVESARTVAASVVAAREWVNIPPNLLFPASFAEEAAAYLKGSKVAVEVLDDKALTKGGYGGILAVGGGSSRLPRLVRLAYAPRGAKLHLALVGKGITFDSGGLNLKPGDSMNTMKCDMAGAAAVIAAVKAIADLGLRVKVTAYASMAENLPSDTSYRPSDVLTMYGGKTVENGNTDAEGRLVMADAIARASEDAPDLIVDVATLTGAAIVALGDKTAGLMASDDDTADRLLDAAEAAGEDIWQLPIPKHIRGKLDSKVADIRSTGGDRTAGALVAAAFLREFVGEGISWAHLDIAGPAWTDGGGSGYISSGGTGFGVRTLVALARSLEK from the coding sequence GTGCCTGTGCCCAGCTTGCCCACTCTGACCGTCGCCAAGGTCCCGGACAAAGGCGCGTCTGCGCTGGTGGTCGGGTATGGGCCCGATGGTGTCGTAGGTGCCCCGAGCACCCTCGACAAGGAGTACGCCAGGCGACTCGGGCAGTCGGTCAGCGCGCTGGCGGCCAGCGTCGGCATCAAGACAGACAGCGGTCATACCCGGACACTGCCTGCGGTCGGTGGCTGGCCGGTGGTGATCGTGGTCGGCATCGGCGACGGCACCCCCACGCAGGAGGATCTCCGACAGGCCGCCGGCGCAGGGGTCCGCCAGGCAGCCAAGCAGGGTGGCGGCGATGCCCACGTGGCCGTCGCGCTCGGAGCCGACGAGCCCGAGACAGTCCAGGCCGTCGCCGAGGGCGCGCTGCTCGGCAGCTATCGCTACCAGCCGGTCAGCACCGGCACGGCGAATAGCAGCAATGGCAAGCCGGCCGCGATCTCCGCGCTCACCGTGATCACCCCGCTGGCCGGGCGGCGATCCGCGGTCACCCATGCCGTCGAGTCGGCACGGACGGTCGCCGCCTCGGTGGTCGCCGCACGGGAATGGGTGAACATCCCGCCGAACCTGCTCTTTCCTGCCTCGTTCGCCGAGGAGGCTGCTGCGTACCTGAAGGGCTCCAAGGTCGCTGTCGAGGTGCTCGACGACAAGGCGCTGACCAAGGGCGGGTACGGCGGCATCCTGGCGGTCGGCGGCGGCTCGTCGCGGCTGCCGCGACTGGTCCGGCTGGCGTACGCGCCGCGCGGCGCCAAGCTGCACCTAGCGCTGGTCGGCAAGGGCATCACCTTCGACTCCGGTGGCTTGAACCTCAAGCCCGGGGACAGCATGAACACGATGAAGTGCGACATGGCGGGGGCTGCTGCGGTGATCGCCGCCGTCAAGGCGATCGCTGACCTCGGCCTGCGGGTGAAGGTCACCGCGTATGCGTCGATGGCGGAGAACTTGCCTTCGGACACCTCGTACCGTCCGTCCGACGTGCTGACGATGTATGGCGGCAAGACCGTCGAGAACGGCAACACCGACGCCGAGGGCCGACTGGTGATGGCCGATGCCATCGCGCGGGCGAGCGAGGATGCCCCGGACCTCATCGTCGATGTGGCCACCCTGACCGGCGCTGCGATCGTCGCGCTCGGTGACAAGACCGCTGGTCTGATGGCCAGCGACGACGACACCGCCGACCGGCTGCTGGACGCCGCCGAGGCCGCGGGCGAGGACATCTGGCAGCTGCCGATCCCCAAGCACATCCGCGGCAAGCTCGACTCCAAGGTCGCCGACATCCGCTCCACCGGCGGCGATCGGACCGCTGGTGCGCTCGTGGCGGCGGCGTTCCTGCGGGAGTTCGTCGGCGAAGGCATCTCCTGGGCGCACCTCGACATCGCCGGCCCGGCCTGGACCGACGGCGGCGGCTCCGGCTACATCTCCTCCGGTGGCACCGGCTTCGGGGTACGGACGCTGGTCGCCCTGGCGCGCTCGTTGGAGAAGTAG
- a CDS encoding aminoacyl-tRNA hydrolase → MTTNTALAPLRARYGYWLGLNAAEVEQNREEAAEDIRALQLLIRMERDRPPSWHRALELAASGAAAICLDPRAEPGGEWFDAVAAYCAGHIRKVTRRGRGAQWEATADIPGLTLTSADTQVRALVPGLVSQLDKRVSKLQVGGTDVDRDDPGPAPTEPDRVLRLLLPPSLSMTMGKAMAQTGHAGMIAAALMADGASDALSRWIAAGCPAHVDTLDQTSFAQYCALLADPASAWREHRLLAVRDAGFTEVDPGTITVIAIAPA, encoded by the coding sequence GTGACGACCAACACAGCCTTGGCGCCGCTGCGGGCGCGGTACGGCTATTGGCTTGGGCTGAACGCCGCCGAAGTGGAGCAGAATCGCGAGGAAGCGGCGGAGGACATCCGGGCCTTGCAACTGCTGATCCGGATGGAGCGAGACCGACCGCCGTCCTGGCACCGCGCCCTGGAACTGGCCGCTTCTGGAGCGGCAGCCATCTGTCTTGACCCGCGGGCCGAGCCGGGCGGCGAATGGTTCGACGCGGTGGCCGCGTACTGCGCGGGCCACATCCGCAAGGTCACCCGGCGCGGGCGTGGCGCGCAATGGGAAGCGACCGCCGATATCCCCGGACTGACACTGACCAGCGCCGACACACAGGTACGGGCGCTGGTCCCCGGTCTGGTGTCGCAGCTGGACAAGCGGGTCAGCAAGCTTCAGGTTGGCGGCACCGATGTCGACCGAGATGACCCGGGACCCGCGCCCACCGAGCCGGATCGAGTGCTGCGTCTGCTACTGCCGCCCTCCCTCTCGATGACCATGGGCAAGGCGATGGCTCAGACCGGGCATGCGGGGATGATCGCCGCCGCGCTGATGGCCGATGGGGCGAGTGATGCGTTGAGCCGATGGATCGCGGCCGGCTGCCCGGCGCATGTCGACACGCTCGACCAGACCTCGTTCGCTCAGTACTGTGCGCTGCTGGCCGACCCTGCGTCAGCCTGGCGGGAACACCGATTGCTCGCGGTCCGGGACGCCGGGTTCACCGAGGTCGACCCCGGCACCATCACGGTGATCGCTATCGCTCCGGCTTGA
- the rocD gene encoding ornithine--oxo-acid transaminase — protein MTETTDRTLPDEIELEDEFVAHNYHPLPVVIAEAEGAWVTDVTGRRYLDCLAAYSAVNFGHCNPIVTAAAKEQLDRVTLVGRAFRSDRLGPFAAELCELAGKEMMLPMNTGAEAVESGIKVARKWGHEVKGIENPSIIVAAGNFHGRTISIVSFSDDPDARVGFGPYTPGFRTVRYGDVEAVRAACDETTVAVLVEPVQGEAGIIIPPDDYLPGLRALCDERQMLLICDEIQAGLARTGTTFASQHWGVEPDLYLLGKALGGGVVPVSAVVGNRDVLGVLRPGQHGSTFGGNPLGAAVGLSVVRMLADGSWQQRAAELGTVLGDALRGLIGQGVTAVRCIGLWAGIDIDPALATGREVSERLMERGILVKDTHGSTIRMAPPLVVTAEEITWAVNQLAEVLVDLRRG, from the coding sequence ATGACCGAGACCACAGACCGGACCCTTCCGGACGAGATCGAACTCGAGGACGAGTTCGTAGCCCACAACTACCATCCCCTGCCGGTAGTCATCGCCGAGGCGGAGGGCGCCTGGGTCACCGACGTGACCGGTCGCCGCTATCTGGACTGTCTGGCTGCCTACTCAGCGGTCAACTTCGGTCACTGCAATCCCATCGTGACCGCCGCCGCCAAGGAGCAGCTGGACCGGGTCACGTTGGTCGGTCGCGCCTTCCGCTCTGATCGGCTCGGGCCGTTCGCGGCTGAGCTGTGCGAGTTGGCCGGCAAAGAGATGATGCTGCCGATGAACACCGGTGCCGAGGCGGTGGAGAGCGGCATCAAGGTGGCCCGCAAGTGGGGCCACGAGGTCAAGGGGATCGAGAATCCGAGCATCATCGTGGCTGCCGGGAACTTCCACGGCCGAACCATCTCGATCGTCTCCTTCTCCGACGATCCGGATGCGCGGGTCGGCTTCGGGCCCTATACGCCGGGCTTCCGCACGGTTCGGTACGGCGACGTCGAGGCGGTTCGGGCAGCCTGCGACGAGACGACGGTCGCGGTCCTGGTCGAGCCGGTGCAAGGCGAGGCCGGGATCATCATCCCGCCCGATGACTACCTGCCAGGCCTGCGGGCGCTGTGTGATGAGCGTCAGATGCTGCTGATCTGCGATGAGATCCAGGCCGGGCTCGCTCGGACCGGTACGACGTTCGCCAGTCAGCATTGGGGGGTCGAGCCCGACCTCTACCTGCTGGGCAAGGCCCTGGGCGGCGGCGTGGTGCCCGTGTCGGCCGTGGTCGGCAACCGCGATGTGCTGGGCGTGCTGCGCCCTGGTCAGCATGGCTCCACCTTCGGCGGCAATCCGCTGGGCGCTGCGGTGGGCCTGAGCGTGGTACGGATGCTCGCCGATGGCAGCTGGCAACAGCGGGCTGCCGAGCTCGGCACGGTGCTGGGTGACGCGTTGCGGGGTCTGATCGGCCAAGGTGTGACCGCCGTACGCTGTATCGGGCTGTGGGCCGGCATCGACATCGACCCGGCGTTGGCGACCGGTCGCGAGGTCAGCGAGCGGCTGATGGAACGCGGGATCCTGGTGAAGGACACCCACGGCTCCACCATTCGGATGGCGCCACCCCTGGTCGTCACCGCCGAAGAGATCACCTGGGCCGTCAACCAGCTCGCCGAGGTTTTGGTGGACTTGCGTCGCGGGTGA